In Phaeodactylum tricornutum CCAP 1055/1 chromosome 30, whole genome shotgun sequence, a single window of DNA contains:
- a CDS encoding predicted protein: protein MELNDSGEYFCPADNRTFIDISPILFSSPTLVNRVCIFAAVHRNAPRFGHTSDIDQLISGSSEEGRNYVVGVLSCAIAMFIFFLLWIAILAVFKCMGPKRVGLLSGYRVYRPEPPAPQDYYDESARNVKHSEDDEDMEAPSQSSFLAQGSTKQHNINKSTTGNYRPQSASEEEWARPDGAVVVKYGPVEDDTVYRSELQDWKVEVRKVEGRLRNARIVVVVSGLCSLVFIAFFYFQGIHHLRQSFINSRATVQEAVRLADDAVALIDNYSKLQSRVLVNATEFAVEINNICPLVKPEICSNFSNTSDIFATSAELACDITDIPNGSILVSFIEVGKQFLFDNLDDIQGDLEELSSIFKSADENIARFSWAYYVAAGCAGLLAVLVVFMMKGVLIAWKGKTTGGCARAFRRLLRSYFLVPAFVFVTFMSWVFSMIFVLGSVTASDMCVESPDPRMTSLLKQFEHRFNTVVYEFATYYVAGCPIASVPLDFEKHIAILLGYLAQVSAVSEAIKEDPSDFLDVCGGDPNTIDRLAFTMQNQVCLLTGSLYDIQEYFACDNWHPLYRKAVYDAVCYNGTAGLHWVALSQFFIVTFAMVMLTLRVAFYELEDEKQVLQNRQSWIACLSCGSARRT, encoded by the exons ATGGAACTAAATGATAGTGGCGAATACTTCTGTCCAGCAGACAACAGAACCTTCATTGACATCAGCccgattttgttttcttctccgACCTTGGTAAATCGAG TTTGCATTTTCGCGGCAGTTCACAGAAATGCCCCTCGCTTTGGCCATACGTCGGACATTGACCAATTGATTTCTGGTTCCTCTGAAGAGGGCAGAAACTATGTGGTTGGGGTTCTATCCTGCGCAATTGCGATGTTTATCTTCTTTCTACTCTGGATTGCAATTCTCGCTGTTTTTAAGTGTATGGGTCCGAAGCGTGTCGGGCTCCTCTCAGGATATCGCGTGTATCGCCCCGAACCACCTGCGCCCCAAGATTACTACGATGAATCGGCCAGAAACGTAAAACATtctgaagacgacgaagacatgGAGGCACCTTCACAATCATCCTTTCTTGCTCAAGGAAGTACCAAGCAGCATAATATTAATAAAAGTACGACAGGCAACTATAGGCCTCAGAGTGCTTCAGAAGAGGAATGGGCGAGGCCAGACGGAGCCGTTGTCGTCAAGTATGGGCCTGTTGAAGACGACACTGTGTACCGATCGGAATTGCAAGACTGGAAAGTGGAAGTTAGAAAAGTGGAAGGCAGACTCCGAAATGCTAGAATTGTGGTTGTGGTTTCAGGTTTATGCTCGTTGGTCTTCATTGCCTTTTTCTATTTTCAAGGAATCCATCACCTCCGACAGTCGTTCATCAATTCTCGGGCAACCGTTCAGGAAGCAGTGAGACTAGCAGATGATGCCGTGGCGCTCATTGACAATTACAGCAAGTTGCAGTCTCGGGTTCTGGTGAATGCCACAGAGTTCGCGGTGGAGATAAACAATATATGCCCACTCGTCAAACCAGAAATTTGCAGCAACTTTTCGAACACATCAGATATATTCGCAACCTCAGCAGAGCTTGCATGCGACATCACCGATATCCCAAATGGAAGCATTCTTGTGTCTTTCATTGAAGTCGGGAAACAGTTTCTTTTTGACAACCTTGATGATATCCAAGGAGACCTGGAAGAACTTTCATCGATTTTTAAGAGTGCCGACGAAAATATAGCTCGATTCAGCTGGGCGTACTATGTCGCAGCAGGATGCGCCGGGCTTCTCGCTGTCCTAGTGGTATTTATGATGAAAGGTGTCCTCATTGCTTGGAAAGGAAAGACGACTGGAGGTTGCGCGCGAGCCTTTCGTCGACTCTTACGTAGCTATTTTCTTGTGCCGGCTTTTGTCTTCGTTACTTTCATGAGCTGGGTGTTTTCCATGATTTTTGTGTTGGGGTCGGTAACAGCGTCTGACATGTGTGTTGAATCGCCGGATCCTCGAATGACAAGTCTCCTCAAGCAGTTCGAGCATCGATTCAACACGGTAGTATATGAGTTCGCTACCTACTACGTAGCTGGCTGCCCAATCGCTAGCGTACCATTGGATTTTGAGAAGCACATAGCGATACTCTTGGGCTATCTCGCGCAAGTATCAGCGGTATCTGAGGCGATAAAGGAGGATCCAAGTGATTTTCTTGACGTTTGTGGGGGTGACCCCAATACAATTGATAGGCTCGCGTTTACAATGCAGAATCAAGTGTGCCTTTTGACAGGGTCCTTATACGACATTCAAGAATACTTTGCTTGCGATAATTGGCATCCTCTTTATCGGAAAGCTGTTTATGATGCTGTATGCTACAACGGAACTGCAGGACTACATTGGGTAGCGCTGTCGCAGTTCTTCATTGTCACGTTTGCCATGGTCATGCTCACGCTTCGAGTAGCGTTTTATGAACTTGAGGACGAAAAGCAGGTACTCCAAAATCGCCAGAGTTGGATTGCCTGTTTGAGTTGCGGCTCAGCAAGAAGAACGTGA
- a CDS encoding predicted protein, with product MYLLITTGKTVSQKKHRIAISTLLLVNLSYDGGLAIGAFVPVYSQSAHLQFYSALSSLLSQSELFDCAGYFSINPGASCHKTEAATTALEADRDEALYFAHYCEENVWRLAYRKMMQNEHNRNRYHVVFCTNRKKCLPMFYQTITRNNRIPCVWNYHCILLETNATSTETVVFDMDSQLPFPYPLDRYLDRTFPSTMDYAAEDLEPVFRTVQASAYIENLSNDRSGKEFCDVANDWIAHSPTYKEIGEVTSANLDQFSAPQKSQRDSLSEFGVILSKNEILEYSF from the exons ATGTACCTCTTAATAACAACTGGGAAGACTGTATCTCAGAAGAAGCATCGCATTGCGATTTCCACGCTTTTACTAGTCAACTTAAGCTACGATGGCGGGCTTGCAATAGGTGCCTTCGTCCCCgtttattcacagtcagctcaTCTGCAGTTCTATTCTGCCTTGTCTTCATTGTTGTCTCAATCTGAGCTGTTCGACTGTGCTGGGTATTTTTCAATAAACCCCGGTGCTTCTTGTCACAAAACTGAAGCAGCAACGACAGCCCTAGAAGCGGATCGGGACGAGGCTCTCTATTTTGCGCATTACTGCGAAGAAAATGTCTGGAG ATTGGCATACCGTAAAATGATGCAGAATGAACACAACAGGAACCGCTACCACGTCGTCTTTTGTACTAATAGGAAAAAGTGCCTCCCCATGTTTTACCAAACAATCACGCGCAACAACCGCATACCGTGCGTTTGGAATTACCATTGCATTCTTTTGGAGACAAACGCGACCTCGACAGAAACTGTCGTCTTTGATATGGATAGCCAATTGCCATTTCCGTACCCCCTCGATCGGTATCTGGACCGTACGTTTCCGTCCACCATGGATTATGCTGCCGAGGATCTCGAACCGGTATTTCGTACGGTCCAAGCATCCGCGTACATAGAGAATTTATCCAATGACCGGTCTGGAAAAGAATTTTGCGATGTTGCCAACGATTGGATCGCGCATTCTCCAACCTACAAGGAAATAGGCGAGGTAACCAGTGCCAACCTGGATCAGTTCTCCGCCCCCCAGAAATCGCAACGAGATTCTCTCTCTGAATTTGGCGTCATACTGTCAAAGAATGAAATTTTGGAGTATTCATTCTGA
- a CDS encoding predicted protein: protein MSSSTSNEEYTPPKVWKYESSEGSKFSMNRPTAGPRFEKELPVGKHPIQLHSMATPNGQKVTIMLEELLAAGHDAEYDAYPIKIMEEDQFGSGFVAINPNSKIPAMSVSQEGKEPLRIFESGSILLYLAERFNAFLPADKRTETLNWLFWQMGSAPYVGGGFGHFYQYANVKNKYAIDRFTMETKRQLDVLNRQLEQNKYMVGDEYTIADIAIYPWYGWLVLGQGYGDAATFLNVEEDYPHVIRWAKMIEARPAVQRGSIVNKFWGDNEDAQLLERHSADDFQKTTAPQP, encoded by the coding sequence ATGAGCTCCAGCACAAGTAACGAGGAGTATACGCCGCCCAAGGTATGGAAGTACGAGTCTTCGGAAGGAAGTAAGTTTTCCATGAATCGTCCGACGGCCGGACCTCGTTTCGAAAAGGAGCTCCCCGTGGGCAAGCATCCCATTCAACTGCACTCCATGGCAACACCTAACGGGCAAAAAGTCACCATAATGCTGGAGGAACTTCTGGCAGCGGGACACGATGCGGAGTATGATGCCTACCCCATCAAAATCATGGAGGAAGATCAATTTGGTAGCGGCTTTGTTGCCATCAACCCCAACAGCAAAATTCCTGCCATGAGCGTCTCCCAGGAAGGAAAAGAGCCACTCCGTATCTTTGAATCTGGTTCCATTCTACTTTACCTAGCGGAGCGCTTCAACGCCTTTCTTCCCGCTGACAAGCGTACCGAAACACTCAATTGGCTCTTTTGGCAAATGGGGTCGGCCCCTTATGTGGGTGGCGGCTTTGGACACTTTTACCAGTACGCCAATGTTAAGAACAAGTACGCCATTGATCGATTCACCATGGAAACAAAGCGTCAACTTGATGTCTTGAACCGGCAATTGGAACAAAACAAGTATATGGTTGGAGACGAATACACCATTGCCGACATTGCCATTTATCCATGGTATGGTTGGCTTGTTCTGGGCCAAGGCTATGGGGATGCTGCTACGTTCTTGAACGTCGAAGAGGACTACCCCCACGTCATCCGTTGGGCCAAAATGATTGAGGCCCGCCCAGCTGTACAGCGCGGTAGCATTGTTAACAAGTTTTGGGGCGACAACGAAGATGCGCAGTTACTGGAACGCCACAGTGCGGACGACTTTCAGAAGACGACAGCCCCGCAACCGTAA
- a CDS encoding predicted protein, whose amino-acid sequence MAYRLPPPLFSLMRQGVVLEIINDNPRSPQKSATAASYLRRKLLPTSVRSCEGAYIPTRLPRRSNRSSASDTMLCGAPRNSKDRNKQSRWAACAIHPLLLEERRLLLLREVQRTDTAFPSDHDDGGSNSSSSLASVFQIESGCIDMRFRRRSLRHTSALIEHILSQRNTAQAQSPKVPTRRRSVEQEKERQQSPHKNEAHQITADFILNKMQVLDFAGRRESPPCKPTRRCSDEHQRYMTQQAIAQVLDEMEDDNDCKKDDDDDENDNEEGILEKKSANENRRLSVQRNKETAAIAEALSEMNLDSDENAAQEDSTFTRGGQLHHTAGSDIQTGHTSLRTALRRASFRPSFTPEITETALAQALVELDDQSESGGDTSPDCVALVPAAI is encoded by the coding sequence ATGGCCTATCGACTACCGCCACCGTTATTTTCTCTTATGAGACAGGGTGTAGTCCTAGAGATCATTAACGATAATCCTCGAAGTCCGCAAAAGTCGGCGACGGCAGCTTCATATCTCAGAAGAAAACTTTTGCCGACTTCTGTTCGCTCCTGTGAAGGAGCTTACATTCCAACACGGCTCCCTCGACGAAGCAATAGAAGTAGCGCGAGCGATACCATGTTGTGTGGCGCTCCTCGCAATAGCAAGGATCGGAACAAGCAATCTCGTTGGGCCGCCTGCGCAATACATCCTCTTCTCCTGGAAGAACGTCGATTGTTACTGTTGAGGGAAGTTCAAAGAACAGACACAGCTTTTCCATCCGATCACGACGATGGAGGTTCTAATTCCTCGAGTAGTCTAGCATCTGTGTTCCAAATAGAAAGTGGTTGTATAGACATGCGATTCCGCCGACGATCACTGCGACACACCAGCGCTTTGATTGAGCACATACTTTCCCAACGAAATACGGCGCAAGCCCAAAGTCCGAAGGTTCCCACCCGGCGTCGGTCGGtagagcaagaaaaagagcGACAGCAAAGTCCACACAAAAACGAAGCCCATCAAATTACTGCGGATTTTATTCTTAATAAGATGCAGGTTCTGGATTTTGCGGGACGACGCGAAAGCCCACCCTGTAAACCTACCCGCCGTTGTAGCGACGAACATCAACGATATATGACGCAGCAAGCGATTGCCCAAGTGTTGGACGAAATGGAGGACGACAATGACTGCaaaaaagacgacgatgacgacgaaaatgacaACGAGGAAGGAATACTCGAGAAAAAGTCGGCGAATGAAAATCGGCGTCTCAGCGTACAACGAAACAAGGAGACTGCCGCTATCGCGGAAGCCTTGTCGGAAATGAATCTGGATAGTGATGAAAACGCAGCGCAGGAAGACTCTACCTTTACCAGGGGAGGTCAACTCCATCACACCGCAGGATCCGATATACAAACAGGCCACACCTCTTTGAGAACAGCGCTTCGTAGAGCCAGCTTTCGTCCCAGTTTTACCCCTGAAATAACCGAAACCGCCTTAGCACAAGCCCTGGTAGAGCTTGATGACCAATCGGAAAGTGGCGGAGACACCAGCCCCGACTGCGTTGCGCTCGTCCCCGCAGCAATCTAA
- a CDS encoding predicted protein, with protein MLTTPTAAPTSSFTKTTVLNNGCVIPLVGLGTWKSEPGKVQQAVKEAIRLGYRHVDCAFCYHNEKEVGLALQECFAQGLCRREELFVTSKLWCDKHHPNDVRDALRNTLSDLQLDYLDMYLMHWPVAIKINWPESADDMIALDDLPIADTWKVMEECVDQGLTKGIGVSNFSIKKLEHLLASCRIPPAINQVERHPYLAQPDMMEHCARKNIHVTGYSPLGSLDRPAGLKGPDEVNLLTDPTVTSVANKHGISTAQVLLKWAVQTNASTIPKSIHPTRLAENLMVGRDDFPDLDQRDLEMLQSLDAHRRYVTGAFWALPGGPYTVENLWDE; from the coding sequence ATGTTGACGACCCCCACTGCTGCTCCCACAAGCTCCTTCACGAAAACCACGGTACTGAACAACGGTTGCGTCATTCCACTCGTTGGCCTGGGCACGTGGAAATCCGAACCCGGTAAGGTCCAACAGGCCGTGAAAGAAGCCATCCGTCTGGGTTATCGACACGTTGATTGTGCCTTTTGTTACCACAATGAAAAGGAAGTAGGCTTGGCACTGCAAGAATGCTTTGCGCAAGGGTTGTGCCGACGCGAAGAGTTGTTCGTAACTTCCAAACTATGGTGTGACAAGCACCATCCGAACGATGTCCGCGACGCCCTTCGGAATACGCTTTCGGATTTGCAACTGGACTATTTGGACATGTACCTGATGCACTGGCCCGTAGCGATCAAAATCAACTGGCCCGAATCTGCCGACGACATGATTGCTCTCGATGACTTGCCTATTGCCGACACGTGGAAGGTCATGGAGGAATGCGTCGATCAAGGTTTGACCAAAGGTATCGGCGTTTCGAACTTTTCCATCAAGAAACTTGAGCATTTGTTAGCTTCTTGTCGCATCCCTCCCGCCATCAATCAAGTTGAACGTCACCCCTATTTGGCACAGCCGGATATGATGGAACATTGTGCACGTAAAAACATCCACGTGACGGGATACAGTCCACTCGGTTCGTTGGATCGCCCAGCCGGTCTGAAGGGACCGGACGAGGTCAACTTATTGACCGATCCTACCGTCACGAGCGTTGCGAACAAACACGGCATCAGCACAGCACAAGTCTTGTTGAAATGGGCCGTCCAAACCAACGCCAGTACCATTCCTAAGTCAATTCATCCGACCCGCTTGGCGGAAAATCTGATGGTGGGTCGTGACGATTTTCCCGACCTGGATCAAAGGGATTTGGAAATGCTCCAGTCGCTGGATGCGCACCGACGTTACGTGACCGGCGCCTTCTGGGCCTTGCCGGGAGGACCGTATACGGTCGAGAATCTTTGGGATGAGTAA
- a CDS encoding predicted protein, protein MFADIAGFTAWSSLRKPAQVFMLLESIFQLFDKAAQKLKVFKVETVGDCYLAVCGVPQYNKDHAIIMARFARACQHRSQQVFHSLGNTLGPDTVELGMRFGLHSGPVTAGVLRGDRARFQLFGDTVNTASRIESAGEINQIHISE, encoded by the coding sequence ATGTTTGCTGATATTGCCGGGTTCACCGCATGGAGCAGTCTCCGCAAGCCTGCGCAAGTGTTCATGTTGCTGGAATCTATCTTTCAATTGTTCGACAAAGCCGCCCAAAAGCTCAAGGTCTTTAAGGTCGAGACAGTGGGCGACTGCTATCTAGCGGTCTGCGGTGTACCTCAGTACAATAAAGACCATGCGATTATCATGGCAAGGTTTGCCCGTGCTTGCCAGCATCGCTCACAACAAGTTTTTCATTCTTTGGGAAATACGTTGGGACCCGATACAGTAGAATTGGGCATGAGGTTCGGTTTACATAGCGGCCCAGTGACAGCAGGTGTGCTGCGTGGCGATAGGGCCAGATTCCAGCTTTTTGGAGATACTGTCAATACGGCATCACGTATTGAAAGCGCAGGTGAGATCAATCAAATCCATATTTCTGAG
- a CDS encoding predicted protein — translation MMAAVSTTDWRIRLFGPQIQLNQKMEISADQINDIEAPHALPTVSVSTIEAFDSSKYDYIAVFLGADYCPHCKAFAPTVHQSTSALEKKRCKVVFVSNDRTLEAFHASCQKNRTLDVMPYDLEKTQTMRDLFGLQTIPALMILRNSGFDQENPTVLSNGRQALVADPQGAQFPWSSDSPSSTITGTKKASSISAWERLWIHGKYGNWWELGHHSNPEKPDQIYMDEHAVRIRAGILNTVSWVAIINIFFWKESLMLYILYPIVAWEFILSSFTGLTPLAPIGTLSTLLAIVLQPEPHWKPAKPKRFAWMIGLSLATTCLIIFLFRKELGPDLYRPLMGAVAFTCNAATWLESSAGFCIGCYIYNTFLVPMYNLEECSECKL, via the coding sequence ATGATGGCCGCTGTAAGCACCACTGACTGGCGTATTCGCCTCTTCGGTCCTCAGATTCAGCTCAACCAAAAGATGGAGATCAGCGCGGACCAAATCAACGACATCGAAGCTCCTCATGCTCTCCCAACGGTGTCAGTATCCACTATCGAAGCCTTTGATTCCTCCAAGTATGACTACATCGCAGTTTTCTTGGGTGCAGACTATTGCCCTCACTGTAAAGCGTTCGCTCCTACTGTTCACCAAAGTACGAGTGCTCTCGAAAAAAAGCGTTGCAAAGTTGTGTTTGTTTCCAACGATCGCACCCTCGAAGCTTTTCATGCCAGTTGTCAGAAAAACCGAACCCTTGACGTCATGCCGTACGATCTAGAGAAGACCCAGACCATGCGTGATCTGTTTGGCCTCCAAACAATTCCGGCACTCATGATTCTTCGCAACAGCGGTTTCGACCAGGAAAACCCGACCGTCCTCAGCAACGGCCGTCAAGCCTTGGTGGCTGATCCTCAGGGAGCCCAGTTCCCGTGGAGTTCAGACTCTCCTTCCAGCACGATTACCGGTACGAAGAAAGCGTCCTCCATTTCGGCTTGGGAGAGGCTCTGGATCCATGGCAAATACGGAAACTGGTGGGAGCTCGGCCACCATTCCAACCCGGAAAAGCCAGACCAGATCTACATGGATGAACACGCCGTCCGGATTCGTGCCGGCATTTTAAACACTGTCAGCTGGGTTGCCATTATCAacattttcttttggaaggaaTCCCTCATGCTCTACATTCTTTATCCTATTGTCGCTTGGGAGTTTATCCTGAGTTCCTTCACTGGTTTAACGCCCTTGGCTCCTATTGGAACGCTTTCAACGTTGCTGGCCATCGTACTGCAACCCGAGCCACACTGGAAGCCTGCTAAGCCCAAACGATTCGCATGGATGATTGGACTTAGCTTAGCCACAACCTGCCTCATTATTTTCCTATTCCGCAAGGAACTCGGTCCGGACCTTTACCGCCCACTCATGGGTGCCGTGGCCTTTACGTGCAATGCTGCTACATGGTTGGAATCGTCGGCCGGTTTCTGTATTGGCTGCTATATCTACAATACCTTTTTGGTGCCTATGTACAATTTGGAGGAATGCAGTGAGTGCAAACTGTAA